The genomic interval GAATTAAGCTGACAATAGGTAATATAACGAAAAAGGCCCATGCGAATGTATCAAGATCGCTTAGAGAAAACATCCTCATCCTCCCTTCTTCCTATTAAGATGAACGGTTCAAGTATGACTAGTTTGCTGAAAAAAATTAGATATAGTTAAGATACCTCCACTCCCTATGGCTGAATCCTTTATGCGAAATTTGATAGATATTGGTAATATTTTTATATATAATTAATTTATCAGAAAATTCTATTTCGAAGGGAGAACCATCTTGATACAAAAAATTGGCCAAATCGGTGTAACTGTAAAGAATTTAGTAGATGCTATTCACTTTTATAAAGAAAAACTTGGTCTTACCCTTTTATTCCAAACAGATAATATGGCTTTTTTGGATTGCAATGGTTTGCGTATACTCCTGTCTCTGCCGGAAAGTATGGAATTTAATCACCAGAGCTCAACGATTTATTTTCAAGTGGAGAATATAACAGCTGCTTATGAGAAATTAAAGAAGAATGAAGTGGAGGTTGTAAGCGAACCACACCTTGTAGCTAAGCTGGACTCTACCGAAACATGGATGGTCTTCTTCCGTGATTCCGAGGGAAATATGCATGCGTTAATGAGTGAAATAGAGGCTGCCTGATTAGGTAGATTTTTTTGTTTGTACTTTTTAGGTTAGGTTAATGAACTGCTTTTTTCCTTGTGCTTTGGTTTTTCAGCTTTCATTGATGGATAATCCTATTGTTATGCAAAGCTTCTATTAAATAAGCAAACCCATGCAAAAAGAAATATAATTCTCTATTAAATAAAATAAGCCTCCCCGTTTCACGTGAAACAAGGAGGCTTTAACGCTGTATTTATATTTCCTAGAAAATATTCTTGATTCTCCTATTTCTAAACTAAAAACGCAAAAAACTTTATGATAGGAGCTAACACTTTTATAGCTATTTTCTTCCAAAATACCACATCTGCTTGCTCTACATTTTCTTTCGCTTTATAGCCTCCACCTTCTAAAACCTGAAGACTATGATTATCAACTGTTTTATTTAGTTCCTTCTGCAGAAAGTGTGCAAAGTCTTCACTATCAATTAAAAGCATTGTTTCTGTATTTAAGAAAGTACTTCTTGCATCTACATTGTAGGAACCAATTAAACTAATTTTCCCATCAAAAATATATGTTTTTCCATGAAGAGACTCTGTTTTTTTCTGATATTCAAATAATTCATCTACCCAATTAATGATAGATTTTCGGTTTGACCAGTATCCTGAAAAAGCAACCATATTAGGTGTTGATGCAGCAGAGTTTGTCAGTACCTTCCAATGATCGACTGTTATTTTCTTTGGATCTGCATAATCAAGCATTTTCTGAGTAGGAACAATATAAGGACTTTCTAAATAAATAGATTTTCTTGCTTGTTCACTTAAAGAAACAAGTTCTTTCCAAATAAGTGGATCTTTATTGATCCGCTGATGTGGATTGTGAAGTAAATATACCTTATCAGTTGCATAAGCATCTTTTTTCCAATCTATCGCTTTATCTATTGGCAATGGATATACATCTTTTGCATTTGCTAGTATGTGCAAAGCATCTTCCACTTTTTCTTTTCCTATTTGTTCCTTCCTATGTGATACTTTTTTTACTGCATTCTTTGTAAAAGGATGATCCCATACGTATTGATAATACTCATCTATTTGCTTCAATACAGTAGTCTCATTTCCACCTTGCTCCTCGCTAAACACAATAACATCTCGATCATTTGACGCACCTTTTGTGCCAGCTGCGCTAAAGTATTTATCCCCTATATTTCTGCCACCAACTATGGCAAGCTCACTATCAATGACAAAAAGCTTATCATGAAAACGATTATTCCATGTCCAAGGCTTTCCTAGATGAAGAGGTTCGTAATACCTTAATTCGATATTTGGATGAGTAAATATTGCATAACTGTATAAGCGTAAATCCTTGTTGAATTGATTGACTATGCCATCTAATATGAGTCGTACTTTCACACCACGATTTGCTGCATCGAACAAACTACCAAAGAATAAATCAGCATAGGGACC from Niallia sp. FSL W8-0635 carries:
- a CDS encoding VOC family protein, with protein sequence MLIQKIGQIGVTVKNLVDAIHFYKEKLGLTLLFQTDNMAFLDCNGLRILLSLPESMEFNHQSSTIYFQVENITAAYEKLKKNEVEVVSEPHLVAKLDSTETWMVFFRDSEGNMHALMSEIEAA
- a CDS encoding phospholipase D-like domain-containing protein, which encodes MIGNSLKTIMVLAGVYLLYIVISCVIVPYFYDPKSDPLWKPTTRLNQNDKKVVSPDKVVLLQDREDSGLARLQLIKNAKESIDISTYAIHKGPYADLFFGSLFDAANRGVKVRLILDGIVNQFNKDLRLYSYAIFTHPNIELRYYEPLHLGKPWTWNNRFHDKLFVIDSELAIVGGRNIGDKYFSAAGTKGASNDRDVIVFSEEQGGNETTVLKQIDEYYQYVWDHPFTKNAVKKVSHRKEQIGKEKVEDALHILANAKDVYPLPIDKAIDWKKDAYATDKVYLLHNPHQRINKDPLIWKELVSLSEQARKSIYLESPYIVPTQKMLDYADPKKITVDHWKVLTNSAASTPNMVAFSGYWSNRKSIINWVDELFEYQKKTESLHGKTYIFDGKISLIGSYNVDARSTFLNTETMLLIDSEDFAHFLQKELNKTVDNHSLQVLEGGGYKAKENVEQADVVFWKKIAIKVLAPIIKFFAFLV